A DNA window from Motilibacter rhizosphaerae contains the following coding sequences:
- a CDS encoding AAA family ATPase, producing the protein MAQPLANEVLGGVDVLRDREVLRMRRLRRILLVLLPVLAWVLWRDLSGDPLSFGLPQVDWTLAGIVVYPLVLIGLALSQMRMGGRSPHQLVPPERIGLTFDDVVGIDPIKAEVERTLQLFLAHKQFSAVMGGRTRRGLLLEGPPGTGKTYTAKALAAEAGVPFLFATATTFISGLQGASQRKVRQYFRALRKAARKHGGAIGFIDEIDAIALSRHGVVSGASVSSAPVSSASVSSASVSSASVQCCGGLEGLPMAVAASTVVSGFSGGGDAQHVVNELLVQLQSFDEPTGWERAKTWLAAQVNLLLPEDRRIEVRVSPAPNVLLVASTNRAELLDPALLRPGRFDQRLSFDLPTKRGRRELVEFFLRSKAHDEGMATDETREALAAITTGYSPASLEGLLDEALVQALQQGRTAMTWQDVERARMLLEVGVAQPVDYTAAEAELIATHEAGHATVAWLVAPHRRLEILTIIKRRSALGLLAHGDREDVFTRSRAELAGLVQIAFGGQVAEELFFDEVSTGPSGDLQYATGIAAQMVGSAGMAGSLLSLTGKGSSLVESVLGDGEARARAEELLQEQKAVVRDLLEANRHLVAALRDALLSRHELIGTEITDVLEGAAQAGVVGGAPVAGQLEIDLRDGARQRTE; encoded by the coding sequence ATGGCGCAGCCGCTGGCGAACGAGGTCCTGGGCGGGGTCGACGTCCTCCGCGACCGGGAGGTGCTGCGGATGCGGCGCCTGCGCCGGATCCTGCTCGTCCTGCTGCCGGTGCTGGCGTGGGTGCTGTGGCGCGACCTCAGCGGGGACCCGCTGTCGTTCGGCCTCCCGCAGGTCGACTGGACGCTGGCCGGCATCGTCGTCTACCCCCTGGTCCTCATCGGCCTGGCGCTCTCGCAGATGCGGATGGGCGGCCGCTCGCCGCACCAGCTCGTGCCGCCGGAGCGCATCGGGCTCACCTTCGACGACGTCGTCGGCATCGACCCGATCAAGGCGGAGGTCGAGCGGACGCTGCAGCTCTTCCTGGCGCACAAGCAGTTCTCGGCGGTGATGGGCGGTCGTACGCGGCGCGGCCTCCTGCTCGAGGGACCGCCCGGCACGGGCAAGACGTACACCGCGAAGGCCCTGGCCGCCGAGGCGGGCGTGCCGTTCCTCTTCGCGACGGCCACCACCTTCATCTCCGGCCTGCAGGGCGCGTCGCAGCGCAAGGTGCGGCAGTACTTCCGCGCCCTGCGCAAGGCCGCGCGCAAGCACGGTGGCGCCATCGGCTTCATCGACGAGATCGATGCGATCGCCCTGTCGCGCCACGGCGTGGTGAGCGGGGCGTCGGTGTCCTCCGCGCCGGTGTCCTCCGCATCGGTGTCCTCGGCTTCGGTGTCCTCGGCGTCGGTGCAGTGCTGCGGCGGGCTCGAGGGGCTGCCGATGGCGGTCGCTGCTTCGACCGTCGTCTCGGGGTTCAGCGGTGGCGGCGACGCGCAGCACGTGGTCAACGAGCTCCTCGTGCAGCTGCAGTCCTTCGACGAGCCGACCGGCTGGGAGCGCGCCAAGACCTGGCTCGCGGCCCAGGTGAACCTGCTGCTCCCGGAGGACCGGCGCATCGAGGTGAGGGTCAGCCCCGCACCCAACGTGCTGCTCGTCGCGAGCACCAACCGGGCAGAGCTGCTCGACCCCGCGCTGCTGCGCCCCGGCCGCTTCGACCAGCGGCTCTCCTTCGACCTCCCGACGAAGCGGGGGCGGCGCGAGCTCGTCGAGTTCTTCCTGCGCAGCAAGGCGCACGACGAGGGCATGGCCACCGACGAGACGCGCGAGGCGCTCGCCGCGATCACGACGGGCTACAGCCCGGCATCGCTGGAGGGCCTGCTCGACGAGGCGCTCGTGCAGGCGCTGCAGCAGGGGCGTACGGCGATGACGTGGCAGGACGTCGAGCGCGCTCGCATGCTCCTGGAGGTCGGGGTCGCGCAGCCCGTCGACTACACCGCTGCCGAGGCCGAGCTCATCGCCACGCACGAGGCTGGTCACGCGACCGTCGCCTGGCTCGTGGCACCGCACCGCCGGCTCGAGATCCTCACGATCATCAAGCGCCGCAGCGCGCTCGGCCTGCTGGCGCACGGCGACCGCGAGGACGTCTTCACCCGCTCGCGCGCCGAGCTCGCCGGCCTGGTGCAGATCGCGTTCGGGGGCCAGGTCGCCGAGGAGCTCTTCTTCGACGAGGTGTCGACGGGCCCGTCGGGCGACCTGCAGTACGCCACGGGCATCGCCGCGCAGATGGTCGGCTCCGCCGGCATGGCGGGCAGCCTGCTCTCGCTGACCGGCAAGGGGTCCTCCCTGGTCGAGTCCGTGCTGGGCGACGGCGAGGCGCGGGCCCGCGCGGAGGAGCTGCTGCAGGAGCAGAAAGCCGTCGTGCGCGACCTGCTCGAGGCCAACCGGCACCTCGTCGCCGCTCTGCGCGACGCGCTGCTCTCGCGGCACGAGCTGATCGGGACGGAGATCACCGACGTGCTGGAAGGTGCAGCGCAGGCCGGGGTGGTCGGCGGGGCTCCGGTCGCCGGGCAGCTCGAGATCGACCTGCGGGACGGCGCGCGGCAGCGCACGGAGTAG
- a CDS encoding S9 family peptidase: MSDGEVTYPRLSARTQRFRLGAPRTVSVLPGGDGVLFVRSGGPEDRVGRLWLLDVATGEERLVVDPATLDASDADLPPEERARRERLREAAGGVTAYALDEAGATAALALGGRLVVAPLQSGEPRVLDVPGPVVDPRPSPDGSRVAWVAGGALHVVELATGEVTVLASPDAPEVTWGLAEFVAAEEMSRLRGFWWAPDSHSVLAARVDESPVQQWWISSPATPAVAPTAVRYPATGTANADVSLALLGLDGSVTPVPWDTAAFPYLVSVSWRAGHDALLHVQSRDQRRTQVLGLSGGAALRVLREDADEHWVELVPGSPALLPDGRLVHTLDRGETRHLAVDGEPVSPDGLQVEGVLAADDGVLFRATPDAVDVQVWQWTAEGGCTPVPVPAGGDEGVHTAVRGGGTTVFASASGAWQGTRTTVQGRGGEEHVIRSLAAAYPMASVSPRSILHAGERELRTAVHLPTDRDRFPGPLPVLLDPYGGPGHREVVRSQAMWLEPQWFADQGFAVVVADGRGTPGRGPAFEKAIAGGGWADAVLEDQVTALHAAAERFPDDLDLGRVGIRGWSFGGYLAALAVLRRPDVFHAAVSGAPVTDWRLYDTHYTERYLGTPDEHPDWYAAISLIDDAPRLTRPLLLIHGLADDNVVVANTLALSSALLAAGRAHSVLPLSGVTHMTPQEVVAENLMLLQVEFLRTHLT, translated from the coding sequence ATGAGCGATGGCGAGGTCACCTATCCGCGGCTCTCCGCGCGGACGCAGCGGTTCCGGCTCGGCGCCCCCCGCACGGTGTCGGTGCTGCCGGGCGGCGACGGCGTCCTGTTCGTCCGCTCCGGCGGGCCCGAGGACCGCGTCGGGCGGCTGTGGCTGCTCGACGTCGCCACAGGCGAGGAGCGCCTCGTCGTCGACCCGGCCACGCTCGACGCCTCGGACGCGGACCTGCCCCCCGAGGAGCGCGCGCGGCGCGAGCGGCTGCGCGAGGCGGCGGGCGGGGTGACCGCGTACGCGCTGGACGAGGCGGGCGCCACCGCCGCGCTCGCGCTCGGCGGCCGGCTGGTCGTCGCTCCGCTCCAGAGCGGGGAGCCGCGCGTGCTCGATGTGCCGGGTCCGGTGGTCGACCCCCGGCCCTCCCCCGACGGCAGCCGCGTCGCCTGGGTCGCGGGCGGTGCGCTGCACGTCGTCGAGCTCGCGACCGGCGAGGTCACGGTGCTGGCGTCCCCGGACGCGCCCGAGGTCACGTGGGGGCTCGCGGAGTTCGTGGCCGCGGAGGAGATGAGCCGGCTGCGCGGCTTCTGGTGGGCACCGGACTCGCACTCGGTGCTCGCCGCGCGCGTCGACGAGTCCCCGGTGCAGCAGTGGTGGATCTCCTCCCCCGCGACACCCGCCGTGGCCCCGACCGCGGTCCGCTACCCGGCGACCGGTACGGCCAACGCCGACGTCTCGCTCGCCCTGCTCGGGCTCGACGGCTCGGTGACGCCGGTGCCGTGGGACACGGCGGCGTTCCCGTACCTCGTCTCCGTCTCCTGGCGCGCGGGCCATGACGCCCTGCTCCACGTGCAGTCGCGCGACCAGCGGCGCACGCAGGTGCTGGGGCTCTCCGGCGGGGCCGCGCTCCGCGTGCTCCGGGAGGACGCCGACGAGCACTGGGTGGAGCTCGTGCCCGGGTCGCCCGCGCTGCTGCCGGACGGCCGGCTGGTGCACACCCTCGACCGCGGGGAGACGCGCCACCTCGCCGTCGACGGGGAGCCGGTCTCGCCCGACGGGCTGCAGGTCGAGGGGGTCCTCGCCGCGGACGACGGCGTGCTGTTCCGGGCGACGCCGGACGCGGTGGACGTGCAGGTGTGGCAGTGGACGGCGGAGGGCGGCTGCACCCCGGTACCGGTGCCGGCGGGCGGGGACGAGGGCGTGCACACGGCCGTGCGGGGTGGCGGCACCACGGTGTTCGCGTCAGCCTCCGGCGCGTGGCAGGGCACCCGCACCACCGTCCAGGGCCGGGGCGGCGAGGAGCACGTCATCCGCTCGCTGGCTGCGGCGTACCCGATGGCGTCGGTGTCACCGCGCAGCATCCTCCACGCCGGCGAGCGCGAGCTGCGGACCGCGGTGCACCTGCCCACGGACCGCGACCGCTTCCCCGGGCCGCTCCCGGTCCTGCTCGACCCGTACGGCGGCCCCGGGCACCGCGAGGTCGTCCGCTCGCAGGCGATGTGGCTCGAGCCGCAGTGGTTCGCCGACCAGGGCTTCGCGGTCGTGGTCGCGGACGGCCGGGGGACGCCCGGGCGCGGCCCCGCGTTCGAGAAGGCCATCGCCGGCGGCGGCTGGGCGGACGCCGTGCTCGAGGACCAGGTCACGGCGCTCCACGCGGCCGCCGAGCGGTTCCCCGACGACCTCGACCTCGGCCGCGTCGGGATCCGCGGCTGGTCGTTCGGCGGCTACCTCGCGGCGCTCGCGGTGCTGCGCCGTCCCGACGTCTTCCACGCGGCCGTCTCCGGCGCGCCAGTCACCGACTGGCGGCTCTACGACACGCACTACACCGAGCGCTACCTCGGGACGCCCGACGAGCACCCCGACTGGTACGCCGCGATCTCCCTCATCGACGACGCCCCCCGGCTGACCCGCCCGCTGCTGCTCATCCACGGGCTCGCCGACGACAACGTCGTGGTCGCGAACACGCTCGCGCTCTCCTCGGCGCTGCTCGCCGCCGGTCGGGCGCACTCGGTGCTGCCGCTGTCGGGGGTCACGCACATGACCCCGCAGGAGGTCGTGGCCGAGAACCTCATGCTGCTGCAGGTGGAGTTCCTGCGCACGCACCTCACCTGA
- a CDS encoding HNH endonuclease signature motif containing protein, whose translation MSSNSSPSRDPRSGTARGIALLEKHAAIARLQAEFLTELAEFDTAGEFVADNQVTAQAWLRHHARMDALDARRAVTAARALRDLPQTAAALAAGTVSARHVDEMATGHKRLGAHVMLEAEDTLVPLAKAAAPADVRTAVSRLEAAVEADESREERAQRIHEGRYLLLSEGLDGTVIITGRLDRAHGMLVQKAIRAGSRPNPEPGQTVDPRTAAQRQADALIEIVQTHLGSQPGVTSLRLDTTLVVDLPTLRDELDPGDGHTGISAILGTAFTAEELRYLTCTADVSVLLTATLSPHADKPAQDPEIRVAPGVPLALGRETRLATRAQLKALWVRDGGCIAPGCRNRRVQAHHVIHWSDGGLTDITTMCLLCSRHHHLLHQGGWQLEPDPDRAGRFRWRPPDGRDPVPATHATDRSPGTTRRLW comes from the coding sequence ATGAGCTCGAACAGCAGCCCGTCGCGCGACCCCCGATCGGGGACGGCGCGCGGGATCGCGCTGCTCGAGAAGCACGCCGCGATCGCCCGGCTGCAGGCCGAGTTCCTCACCGAGCTCGCCGAGTTCGACACGGCTGGTGAGTTCGTCGCCGACAACCAGGTGACCGCGCAAGCGTGGCTCCGGCACCACGCGCGCATGGACGCCCTCGACGCCCGCCGAGCGGTGACCGCGGCGCGGGCCCTGCGCGACCTGCCCCAGACCGCTGCAGCACTGGCCGCGGGCACCGTGAGCGCACGGCACGTCGACGAGATGGCGACAGGGCACAAGCGTCTCGGCGCCCACGTCATGCTCGAAGCCGAGGACACGCTCGTGCCTCTGGCGAAGGCCGCGGCGCCCGCCGACGTGCGCACCGCGGTGAGCCGGCTCGAAGCCGCGGTCGAGGCCGACGAGTCCCGCGAGGAGCGCGCGCAGCGGATCCATGAGGGCCGCTACCTGCTGCTCTCCGAAGGGCTCGATGGCACGGTCATCATCACCGGACGGCTCGACCGCGCGCACGGCATGCTGGTCCAGAAGGCGATCCGCGCCGGATCCCGACCCAACCCCGAGCCCGGGCAGACCGTCGACCCCCGCACCGCCGCCCAGCGCCAAGCGGATGCCCTCATCGAGATCGTCCAGACCCACCTCGGCTCCCAGCCCGGCGTCACCAGCCTGCGCCTCGACACCACCCTCGTCGTCGACCTCCCGACGCTGCGCGACGAGCTCGACCCCGGCGACGGGCACACCGGCATCAGCGCCATCCTCGGCACCGCTTTCACCGCCGAGGAGCTCCGCTACCTCACCTGCACCGCCGACGTCAGCGTCCTGCTCACCGCCACGCTCAGCCCCCACGCCGACAAGCCGGCGCAGGACCCCGAGATCCGCGTGGCGCCCGGCGTCCCCCTCGCCCTCGGCCGCGAGACCCGCCTCGCCACCCGAGCCCAACTGAAAGCGCTGTGGGTACGCGACGGCGGCTGCATCGCCCCCGGCTGCCGCAACCGCCGCGTCCAAGCCCACCACGTCATCCACTGGTCCGACGGAGGCCTCACCGACATCACCACCATGTGCCTGCTCTGCAGCCGCCACCACCACCTGCTCCACCAAGGAGGCTGGCAGCTCGAACCCGACCCCGACCGAGCAGGACGATTCCGCTGGCGACCACCCGACGGCAGAGACCCCGTACCAGCGACCCACGCCACCGACCGCAGCCCCGGCACCACGAGGCGCCTGTGGTGA
- a CDS encoding DJ-1/PfpI family protein, translating into MQDVALYLPETAADWEFGYVTAGVTSFGGGDRFRLVTAGEPSGVTTMGGLRVTPHVAVADLDPARLAVLVLPGAATWGEGHEEVLALAADCLARDVPVAAVCGATYGLARAGLLDDRQHTSNAPDFLAGAPGYAGADRYEEARVVVDRGLVTAPATAPVDFARAVFAQIGLFPPHVLDAWYGLYTTGERRYFDQLTGAA; encoded by the coding sequence GTGCAGGACGTCGCGCTCTACCTGCCCGAGACCGCCGCCGACTGGGAGTTCGGCTACGTCACCGCGGGCGTCACGTCGTTCGGCGGGGGCGACCGCTTCCGCCTGGTCACCGCCGGGGAGCCCAGCGGGGTCACGACGATGGGCGGGCTGCGCGTCACGCCCCACGTCGCGGTGGCCGACCTCGACCCCGCTCGGCTCGCCGTGCTCGTGCTGCCGGGTGCGGCCACCTGGGGCGAGGGCCACGAGGAGGTCCTCGCGCTGGCGGCGGACTGCCTCGCGAGGGACGTGCCGGTCGCCGCGGTCTGCGGGGCGACCTACGGCCTGGCACGCGCCGGCCTGCTCGACGACCGCCAGCACACCAGCAACGCGCCGGACTTCCTCGCCGGAGCACCGGGCTACGCCGGCGCGGACCGCTACGAGGAGGCCCGGGTCGTCGTCGACCGCGGGCTCGTCACCGCGCCGGCCACCGCGCCCGTGGACTTCGCCCGCGCGGTGTTCGCGCAGATCGGGCTGTTCCCGCCGCACGTGCTGGACGCGTGGTACGGCCTCTACACGACCGGCGAGCGCCGCTACTTCGACCAGCTGACGGGCGCGGCGTGA
- a CDS encoding DUF6113 family protein translates to MAESLRTTAAVVLAAATGALAGTVGSFVQAWRVQGVTVGVVLALLWSVGAVLAWSRWPGSRVPGVVTAIAWIAVVVPLCSRRGEGDLVVAGDGPGSTWAYAGMLLVTATCLVTTLRRAAR, encoded by the coding sequence GTGGCCGAGTCCCTGCGCACCACCGCCGCGGTCGTGCTCGCGGCCGCGACCGGCGCGCTCGCGGGCACCGTCGGCTCCTTCGTCCAGGCCTGGCGCGTGCAGGGCGTGACGGTGGGCGTCGTGCTGGCGCTGCTGTGGTCGGTCGGGGCGGTGCTTGCCTGGTCGCGCTGGCCCGGCTCGCGGGTACCCGGGGTCGTCACCGCCATCGCCTGGATCGCCGTCGTCGTGCCGCTCTGCAGCCGCCGCGGGGAGGGCGACCTCGTCGTCGCGGGGGACGGGCCGGGGTCGACCTGGGCCTACGCCGGCATGCTCCTCGTCACGGCGACCTGCCTGGTGACCACCTTGCGGAGGGCGGCGCGGTAG
- the mshB gene encoding N-acetyl-1-D-myo-inositol-2-amino-2-deoxy-alpha-D-glucopyranoside deacetylase: MAVLDVPRRLLLVHAHPDDETIGNGATMATYAAAGTHVTLLTCTLGEEGEVLVPELAHLAAGRDDTLGQHRAGELAGAMEALGVRDSRFLGGAGRFRDSGMMGVPSNERPDCFWQADLEEAAALVAEVVREVRPQVVVTYDENGGYGHPDHIQAHRAAMRGVELAADEAFADGREPWAVSKVYWTAWPESRMRDGLRRLRDEGDGTTFFGMDPEGPLPDTTPDELVTTVVDGTAQVDAKLAAMRAHATQIAVDGPFFALSNNLGNEVWALEHYRLARGERGPVDPESGLETDLFAGL; this comes from the coding sequence ATGGCCGTGCTCGACGTGCCGCGCCGCCTGCTGCTCGTGCACGCGCACCCCGACGACGAGACCATCGGCAACGGCGCGACGATGGCGACGTACGCCGCGGCCGGCACCCACGTCACCCTGCTCACCTGCACCCTCGGCGAGGAGGGCGAGGTGCTCGTCCCCGAGCTCGCGCACCTCGCCGCCGGCCGCGACGACACCCTCGGCCAGCACCGCGCGGGCGAGCTGGCGGGGGCGATGGAGGCCCTGGGCGTCCGCGACTCCCGCTTCCTCGGCGGCGCAGGCCGCTTCCGCGACTCCGGGATGATGGGCGTGCCGAGCAACGAGCGCCCCGACTGCTTCTGGCAGGCCGACCTCGAGGAGGCTGCCGCCCTGGTCGCCGAGGTGGTGCGCGAGGTGCGCCCGCAGGTGGTGGTGACCTACGACGAGAACGGCGGGTACGGCCACCCCGACCACATCCAGGCCCACCGCGCCGCCATGCGCGGAGTGGAGCTCGCGGCGGACGAGGCGTTCGCCGACGGCCGGGAGCCGTGGGCGGTGAGCAAGGTCTACTGGACCGCGTGGCCGGAGTCGCGGATGCGCGACGGGCTGCGCCGGCTGCGCGACGAGGGCGACGGCACGACGTTCTTCGGCATGGACCCCGAGGGCCCGCTGCCGGACACGACGCCCGACGAGCTCGTCACGACGGTCGTCGACGGGACCGCGCAGGTCGACGCGAAGCTCGCCGCGATGCGGGCGCACGCGACGCAGATCGCCGTCGACGGGCCGTTCTTCGCGCTGTCCAACAACCTCGGCAACGAGGTGTGGGCGCTCGAGCACTACCGGCTGGCGCGGGGCGAGCGCGGGCCGGTGGACCCGGAGTCGGGGCTCGAGACGGACCTGTTCGCGGGGCTCTGA
- a CDS encoding EAL domain-containing protein yields the protein MTSPRGPRQALAAIYAVGAVLTLGTCWVPGWLERGRLVVTGVGVAAALASILLVVCRQLADRLVQPVIAGGAVLIAAETWATGGGVESATYASFSVWAAMFAALYLRPVAYAAQVTCSVVITGSALALAAHEPTVVPFVLLAGLQVTSGHLIRVLVRRLTLLAHRDALTGLLSESGLRAVGASPTASQVRALVLIDVDGFSEVNEAVGREGGDEILTAFAAELPRLAPGAPAVARLSSDVFALLLVGGDAEPAAVQALAERASEQLRRAYSVGGIEIDVEVVVGAAVASTGELFDLLLDRATSALSAAKREDRAVRVWSSDLARNAADELVLQSQLRRGIPKGELVLHYQPQYAAHSGALTGVEALVRWEHPERGLLGPYAFLPLAERSPVIVELTTWVLSRAVAQAAWWRQVAEVPVSVNLSPRLLAHEGLVDLVRAVLAMHGLPARLLTLEVTETAVMAQPERAREVLGELRALGVRISLDDFGTGYTSLAMLADLPLDELKVDRRFVSAILTADRDAAIVRSIAALARRLDLELVAEGVEDEETRRLLAEWGYDVLQGFLLGRPSPVEGLGPALGRARVPALAEPLPADVQVVDEAARLRALARVRTDRSEFLDSVARLAAQLCGTPIALVDLVGEEELVFVGATGTVLPGGPREHSFCTHLVAAQRPVQVPDARQDPRFASNPLVTGARGVRFYAGAPVRSQGEVVGTVCVLDRAPRTLDGEQRAALEDLARIVEAHLEVQAAVGG from the coding sequence GTGACGTCGCCGCGAGGGCCGCGCCAGGCCCTGGCCGCGATCTACGCCGTCGGCGCCGTCCTCACCCTGGGCACGTGCTGGGTCCCCGGCTGGCTCGAGCGCGGCCGCCTCGTCGTCACTGGCGTCGGCGTCGCCGCCGCGCTCGCCTCCATCCTGCTCGTCGTCTGCCGCCAGCTCGCCGACCGGCTGGTCCAGCCCGTCATCGCCGGCGGCGCGGTGCTCATCGCCGCCGAGACGTGGGCCACGGGCGGCGGAGTCGAGTCGGCGACGTACGCCAGCTTCAGCGTCTGGGCGGCGATGTTCGCGGCGCTCTACCTGCGGCCGGTCGCGTACGCCGCGCAGGTCACCTGCTCCGTCGTCATCACGGGCAGCGCGCTGGCCCTGGCCGCGCACGAGCCCACCGTGGTGCCGTTCGTGCTGCTCGCGGGGCTGCAGGTGACCAGCGGCCACCTCATCCGCGTTCTCGTCCGCCGGCTCACGCTGCTCGCCCACCGCGACGCGCTCACCGGCCTGCTCAGCGAGTCGGGGCTCCGCGCGGTCGGCGCCTCGCCCACCGCCAGCCAGGTCCGCGCCCTCGTCCTGATCGACGTCGACGGGTTCTCCGAGGTCAACGAGGCGGTGGGCCGCGAGGGCGGGGACGAGATCCTCACCGCGTTCGCCGCCGAGCTGCCCCGCCTCGCGCCAGGCGCCCCCGCCGTCGCCCGGCTCTCGAGCGACGTCTTCGCGCTGCTGCTCGTCGGCGGCGACGCGGAGCCGGCCGCGGTCCAGGCCCTGGCCGAGCGCGCGTCGGAGCAGCTGCGCCGCGCGTACTCCGTCGGCGGGATCGAGATCGACGTCGAGGTCGTCGTCGGCGCCGCTGTCGCCAGCACCGGCGAGCTGTTCGACCTGCTGCTGGACCGGGCGACCTCCGCGCTGAGCGCGGCGAAGCGCGAGGACCGCGCGGTCCGGGTCTGGAGCTCCGACCTCGCGCGCAACGCCGCCGACGAGCTGGTCCTGCAGTCGCAGCTGCGCCGCGGCATCCCCAAGGGCGAGCTCGTCCTGCACTACCAGCCGCAGTACGCCGCCCACTCCGGCGCCCTGACCGGCGTCGAGGCGCTGGTCCGGTGGGAGCACCCGGAGCGCGGTCTGCTCGGCCCGTACGCGTTCCTCCCGCTCGCGGAGCGCAGTCCCGTCATCGTCGAGCTCACCACCTGGGTGCTCTCCCGGGCGGTCGCGCAGGCGGCCTGGTGGCGCCAGGTCGCCGAGGTGCCCGTCTCGGTCAACCTCTCGCCTCGGCTGCTCGCGCACGAGGGGCTCGTCGACCTCGTCCGCGCCGTGCTCGCCATGCACGGCCTCCCGGCCCGGCTGCTCACCCTCGAGGTCACCGAGACCGCCGTCATGGCGCAGCCCGAGCGGGCGCGCGAGGTGCTCGGCGAGCTGCGCGCCCTCGGCGTGCGGATCTCGCTCGACGACTTTGGGACGGGCTACACGAGCCTCGCGATGCTCGCCGACCTGCCGCTGGACGAGCTCAAGGTCGACCGCCGCTTCGTCTCCGCGATCCTGACCGCGGACCGCGACGCGGCCATCGTGCGCTCGATCGCTGCGCTCGCCCGCCGGCTCGACCTCGAGCTCGTCGCCGAGGGCGTCGAGGACGAGGAGACCCGCAGGCTGCTCGCCGAGTGGGGCTACGACGTGCTGCAGGGCTTCCTGCTCGGCCGTCCCTCGCCGGTCGAGGGGCTCGGCCCGGCGCTCGGGCGCGCCCGCGTCCCCGCGCTCGCGGAGCCGCTCCCGGCCGACGTGCAGGTGGTCGACGAGGCGGCCCGGCTGCGGGCCCTGGCGCGGGTGCGCACCGACCGCTCGGAGTTCCTCGACTCCGTCGCGCGGCTCGCCGCGCAGCTCTGCGGGACGCCGATCGCCCTGGTCGACCTCGTCGGCGAGGAGGAGCTGGTGTTCGTCGGCGCGACGGGGACCGTCCTGCCCGGCGGCCCGCGCGAGCACTCGTTCTGCACGCACCTCGTCGCGGCGCAGCGCCCCGTCCAGGTGCCCGACGCCCGCCAGGACCCGCGCTTCGCCTCCAACCCCCTCGTCACCGGGGCGCGCGGGGTCCGGTTCTACGCCGGCGCCCCGGTCCGCTCCCAGGGTGAGGTCGTGGGCACCGTCTGCGTGCTCGATCGCGCGCCCCGCACCCTGGACGGGGAGCAGCGCGCGGCGCTGGAGGACCTCGCGCGCATCGTGGAGGCGCACCTCGAGGTGCAGGCCGCGGTCGGCGGGTAG
- a CDS encoding MarR family winged helix-turn-helix transcriptional regulator, whose product MTRTPAGDALTALVLPAFELNGELLAAAHDITAGTGLTPALWQVLGATLDEPRTVSEVARRVGLGLARQSVQRSADVLVERGWAAYVPNPQHRRAKLLTPTEQGRATLLELREAQHAWADAVGAAVGEDVLRRLRSATEEVVAASRAYRQAQSPANRSVSSPDSGSTGPRSPRASR is encoded by the coding sequence GTGACCCGTACGCCCGCCGGCGACGCGCTCACCGCGCTGGTCCTGCCGGCGTTCGAGCTCAACGGCGAGCTGCTCGCCGCGGCGCACGACATCACCGCGGGCACCGGGCTGACCCCCGCGCTGTGGCAGGTGCTCGGCGCGACGCTCGACGAGCCGCGGACCGTCTCGGAGGTCGCGCGGCGCGTGGGGCTGGGGCTCGCCCGGCAGAGCGTGCAGCGCAGCGCGGACGTGCTCGTGGAGCGGGGGTGGGCGGCGTACGTCCCCAACCCGCAGCACCGCCGGGCGAAGCTGCTCACCCCGACGGAGCAGGGCCGCGCCACGCTGCTGGAGCTGAGGGAGGCCCAGCACGCCTGGGCCGACGCGGTCGGGGCCGCGGTCGGCGAGGACGTGCTGCGCCGCCTGCGCAGCGCGACGGAGGAGGTCGTCGCCGCGTCACGGGCGTACCGGCAGGCTCAGAGCCCCGCGAACAGGTCCGTCTCGAGCCCCGACTCCGGGTCCACCGGCCCGCGCTCGCCCCGCGCCAGCCGGTAG